From Chthonomonas sp., the proteins below share one genomic window:
- a CDS encoding response regulator, whose amino-acid sequence MPTKVLVCDDERNIVRLIQVNLEKAGYTVVTAYDGKDGLEKIRAEKPDMVVLDVMMPYMDGFEVLKNLRREPDTADLPVIMLTAKAQDKDVFEGYHYGADMYLTKPFNPQELLTFVKRLSQGNSNADGPKRYDL is encoded by the coding sequence ATGCCAACGAAGGTACTTGTTTGTGACGATGAGCGAAATATTGTCCGCCTGATCCAGGTCAATCTGGAGAAGGCAGGCTATACGGTTGTAACCGCTTATGATGGAAAGGACGGACTCGAAAAGATCCGCGCCGAAAAGCCCGACATGGTCGTGCTTGACGTCATGATGCCCTACATGGATGGGTTTGAGGTCCTCAAGAATCTGCGCCGCGAGCCAGATACCGCCGACCTCCCGGTGATTATGCTCACCGCCAAAGCCCAGGATAAGGACGTGTTTGAGGGCTACCACTACGGAGCCGACATGTACCTGACCAAGCCGTTTAACCCGCAGGAATTGCTGACGTTTGTCAAGCGCCTGAGCCAAGGCAACAGTAACGCCGACGGCCCCAAGCGCTACGATCTCTAG
- a CDS encoding response regulator yields MIWQGKVVVVCEDEPALAKMAQRFLESHGATVHVAHDGESGLDLIRHVVPDHVVLDLIMPRMDGLEVLKTIRSDAALQNLPVTVTSTQTDDCPAYHQCQELANRYLIKPYDPRELTPL; encoded by the coding sequence ATGATCTGGCAAGGAAAAGTCGTGGTGGTTTGTGAAGACGAACCCGCGCTGGCGAAAATGGCTCAGCGATTTTTGGAGAGCCACGGCGCGACCGTCCATGTCGCTCACGATGGCGAAAGCGGACTCGACTTGATTCGGCACGTGGTGCCCGATCATGTGGTGCTCGACCTCATCATGCCGCGCATGGATGGCCTCGAAGTGCTGAAAACCATCCGCAGCGATGCCGCGCTTCAGAACTTACCGGTGACCGTGACGAGCACCCAAACCGACGACTGCCCGGCCTATCACCAGTGCCAGGAACTCGCCAACCGCTATCTCATCAAGCCGTACGATCCCCGAGAACTCACACCTCTGTGA